The following proteins come from a genomic window of Rubrobacter aplysinae:
- a CDS encoding vitamin B12-dependent ribonucleotide reductase, producing the protein METERNGRNSGVSSEARDEIMQLSDNAVAVLKKRYLKKDESGEPTEEPMDMFLRVASNIAEGEYRFKRGEEAEELYERSREQFLRLMTSRKFMPNSPTLMNAGRELQQLSACFVLPVEDSIDGIYDTLKHQAVIHKSGGGTGFGFSKLRPKNDIVKSTMGVSSGPVSFMAIYDASTDKIKQGGTRRGANMGILRVDHPDIEEFISCKRDNDQINNFNISVAITDEFMEAVESDSEFALRNPRDGEVHSMVNARDLFGEIVEGAWLNGEPGVVFIDRINDDNPTPQFPIESTNPCSEAHLPPYDSCNLGSINLVKFVENPGASMGAASGESTIDWDGLRETVRTSVRFLDNVIEQNSYPLAEIDAMSRGNRRIGLGVMGFADALIKLGITYDSEEGLAFAEKVMKFVDDEAWEASRHLADERGVMPNYEGTTHEQRGDLVRNATVTTIAPTGTISMIAGCSGGIEPLFAVAFMRRQADMELPDVNPEFVALAKERGFYSEDLMKQVAEHGSVRDIPGVPEDVQNVWVTSHDIGSDWHVRMQAAFQKYTSMGISKTINLPNEADTGDVGDAYLQAYRTGCKGIAVYRDGSREAQVLSTGSTGSTGKSEAPEEPPTGAPADANTGNYISLAEARNGRPRTLSGVTKKLQTGHGQLYVTMNDDEFGPRECFVVIGKPGGTASAFSDALGRMISLAMTHGASPEEVHHQLRGIQDGHPAGVGPSAILSVPDGVAKAIGEHYMTQDEQRSGGAEARELPVIGACPDCGSGLTRQEGCVTCFSCGYSKCS; encoded by the coding sequence TTGGAAACGGAGCGCAACGGGAGAAACAGCGGCGTCTCTAGCGAGGCGAGGGACGAGATCATGCAGCTCTCGGATAACGCGGTCGCGGTGCTCAAGAAGCGCTATCTCAAGAAGGACGAGTCCGGGGAGCCCACGGAGGAGCCCATGGACATGTTCCTCCGCGTCGCCTCGAACATCGCCGAGGGCGAGTACAGGTTCAAGCGGGGCGAGGAGGCCGAGGAGCTGTACGAGCGGTCCCGGGAGCAGTTCCTGCGCCTTATGACCAGCCGCAAGTTCATGCCCAACTCGCCGACCCTGATGAACGCCGGGCGCGAGCTACAGCAGCTCTCGGCGTGCTTCGTCTTGCCGGTCGAGGACTCAATAGACGGTATCTACGACACGCTCAAGCACCAGGCGGTCATCCACAAGTCCGGCGGCGGCACCGGCTTCGGCTTCTCCAAGCTCCGGCCCAAGAACGACATCGTAAAGTCCACGATGGGCGTGTCGAGCGGGCCCGTGTCGTTCATGGCTATATACGACGCCTCGACGGACAAGATCAAGCAGGGCGGCACCCGTAGAGGCGCGAACATGGGCATCCTGCGGGTGGATCACCCGGACATCGAGGAGTTCATAAGCTGCAAGCGGGATAACGACCAGATCAACAACTTCAACATCTCGGTCGCCATCACCGACGAGTTCATGGAGGCCGTGGAGTCAGACTCCGAGTTCGCCCTGCGCAACCCGCGCGACGGCGAGGTCCACAGCATGGTGAACGCCCGGGACCTCTTCGGGGAGATAGTCGAGGGCGCGTGGCTCAACGGCGAGCCCGGCGTCGTATTCATAGACCGCATCAACGACGACAATCCGACGCCGCAGTTCCCGATAGAGTCCACGAACCCGTGCTCCGAGGCGCACCTGCCGCCGTATGACTCGTGCAACCTGGGCTCCATAAACCTGGTGAAGTTCGTCGAGAACCCGGGCGCGAGCATGGGCGCAGCGAGCGGCGAGTCCACCATAGACTGGGACGGCCTGCGGGAGACCGTGCGCACCTCGGTCAGGTTCCTCGACAACGTGATCGAGCAGAACAGCTACCCGCTGGCCGAGATCGACGCCATGAGCCGCGGCAACCGCCGCATCGGGCTCGGCGTGATGGGCTTCGCCGACGCCCTGATAAAGCTCGGCATCACCTACGACTCCGAGGAGGGCCTGGCCTTCGCGGAGAAGGTGATGAAGTTCGTGGACGACGAGGCGTGGGAGGCGAGCCGTCACCTGGCCGACGAGCGCGGCGTCATGCCGAACTACGAGGGCACGACCCACGAGCAGCGCGGCGACCTGGTGCGCAACGCCACCGTCACGACCATCGCCCCGACCGGCACCATCTCCATGATCGCGGGCTGTTCCGGCGGCATCGAGCCGCTCTTCGCCGTGGCGTTCATGCGCCGTCAGGCCGACATGGAGCTGCCGGACGTGAACCCCGAGTTCGTGGCGCTCGCCAAGGAGCGCGGCTTCTACTCGGAAGACCTGATGAAGCAGGTCGCCGAGCACGGCAGCGTGCGCGACATCCCGGGCGTCCCCGAGGACGTGCAGAACGTGTGGGTGACCTCCCACGACATCGGCAGCGACTGGCACGTCAGGATGCAGGCCGCGTTCCAGAAGTACACCTCGATGGGTATATCCAAGACCATCAACCTCCCGAACGAGGCTGACACCGGCGACGTGGGCGACGCCTACCTGCAGGCGTACCGTACGGGCTGCAAGGGCATCGCCGTATACCGCGACGGCTCGCGCGAGGCCCAGGTGCTCTCGACGGGATCCACCGGCTCTACCGGGAAATCCGAGGCCCCCGAGGAGCCGCCGACGGGCGCTCCGGCCGACGCGAACACGGGCAACTACATCTCGCTCGCCGAGGCCCGCAACGGGAGACCACGCACGCTATCCGGCGTAACCAAGAAGCTCCAGACCGGCCACGGCCAGCTCTACGTTACGATGAACGACGACGAGTTCGGCCCCCGAGAGTGCTTCGTCGTGATCGGCAAGCCGGGCGGCACGGCGTCCGCGTTCTCCGACGCTCTGGGGCGCATGATCTCACTCGCCATGACCCACGGCGCGAGCCCCGAGGAGGTCCACCACCAGCTCCGGGGTATCCAGGACGGGCACCCGGCCGGGGTCGGCCCGAGCGCGATCCTCTCCGTGCCGGATGGCGTGGCGAAGGCCATCGGAGAGCACTACATGACCCAGGACGAGCAGCGCAGCGGCGGGGCTGAGGCCCGGGAGCTGCCGGTAATAGGGGCCTGCCCGGACTGCGGCAGCGGCCTGACCCGCCAGGAGGGCTGTGTCACCTGCTTCTCCTGCGGCTACTCAAAGTGCAGTTAG
- the nrdR gene encoding transcriptional regulator NrdR, with protein MQCPYCDFEDTKVIDSRLSENKDAVRRRRECLSCGERFTTYERREPLRLMVLKRTGESEPFEREKFKAGLVKACAKRQVPEEEIEYIVDEVEAELRERRRHEVASRRLGDMALVRLRRLDMVAYLRFASVYRQYTDVDQFQSELVRLSGAVGAPAPEKPAAGKGGQ; from the coding sequence GTGCAGTGTCCATACTGCGATTTCGAGGATACTAAGGTTATAGACTCGCGGCTTTCGGAGAACAAGGACGCCGTGCGCCGCCGCCGGGAGTGTCTTTCGTGCGGGGAGCGTTTCACCACCTACGAGCGGCGTGAGCCGCTCCGGTTGATGGTATTGAAGCGTACCGGCGAGAGCGAGCCCTTCGAGCGGGAGAAGTTCAAGGCCGGTCTTGTAAAGGCTTGCGCCAAGCGGCAGGTGCCCGAGGAGGAGATCGAGTACATCGTGGACGAGGTCGAGGCCGAGCTTCGGGAGCGCCGGCGTCACGAGGTCGCCTCGCGGCGGCTGGGCGACATGGCCCTGGTGCGGCTGCGGAGGCTCGACATGGTCGCGTATCTCAGGTTCGCCTCGGTGTACCGGCAGTACACGGATGTGGATCAGTTCCAGTCCGAGCTGGTTCGGCTCTCAGGGGCCGTCGGGGCTCCGGCCCCCGAGAAGCCGGCGGCGGGTAAGGGGGGCCAGTAG